One genomic window of Streptomyces sp. WP-1 includes the following:
- a CDS encoding PhzF family phenazine biosynthesis protein, producing the protein MRIRIVDAFTDRPFAGNPAGVLLLDGDGFPADGWMQNIAMEVNHAETAFAHRLPAGGDADWALRWFTPVTEVAMCGHATLATAHVLHTTGAHEGPVRFATRSGVLVATPAADGAITLDFPTAPLTPVDVPDGVAEALGAEPVAAFDTGADVGDLLVELADEETVRGLAPDHKALAVYSARGIIATARADDPAGGYDYLSRCFFPNVGIDEDPVTGSAHTALAPHWSARLGRADLTGLQASPRTGLVRTGARGERTLLTGRAVTVVEGELHAGPDV; encoded by the coding sequence ATGCGGATTCGAATCGTGGACGCCTTCACCGACCGGCCCTTCGCGGGCAACCCCGCCGGCGTGCTCCTCCTGGACGGCGACGGCTTCCCGGCCGACGGCTGGATGCAGAACATCGCCATGGAGGTCAATCACGCCGAGACGGCCTTCGCGCACCGGCTGCCCGCAGGCGGCGACGCCGACTGGGCGCTGCGCTGGTTCACGCCGGTCACCGAGGTGGCGATGTGCGGGCACGCCACGCTGGCCACGGCACATGTGCTGCACACGACCGGCGCGCACGAGGGCCCGGTGCGGTTCGCCACCCGCAGCGGCGTGCTCGTCGCCACGCCCGCCGCGGACGGCGCGATCACCCTCGACTTCCCGACCGCGCCGCTCACCCCCGTCGACGTGCCGGACGGGGTCGCCGAGGCGCTGGGCGCGGAGCCGGTCGCCGCCTTCGACACCGGGGCGGACGTCGGTGACCTGCTGGTGGAGCTGGCGGACGAGGAGACCGTGCGCGGCCTGGCCCCGGACCACAAGGCGCTCGCCGTGTACTCCGCGCGCGGCATCATCGCCACCGCCCGCGCCGACGACCCCGCGGGAGGCTACGACTACCTCTCCCGCTGCTTCTTCCCGAACGTCGGCATCGACGAGGACCCCGTCACCGGCAGCGCCCACACCGCGCTCGCCCCGCACTGGTCCGCCCGCCTCGGCCGCGCCGACCTCACCGGCCTCCAGGCGTCCCCCCGCACCGGCCTGGTGCGCACCGGAGCGCGTGGCGAACGCACCCTGCTCACCGGCCGCGCGGTCACCGTCGTCGAGGGCGAGCTGCACGCCGGCCCGGACGTGTGA
- the gcvH gene encoding glycine cleavage system protein GcvH, with translation MPNIPADLRFAESHEWARLEADGTVTTGLSDHAQRALGDVVFVELTEVGKVFAAGDPAGVVESVKAASDFYAPVGGEVIAVNEELTDSPELINEGPYEAWIFKLRPSDTSELDKLLDAAGYRAAIGD, from the coding sequence ATGCCAAACATCCCTGCTGACCTGCGGTTCGCCGAGAGCCACGAATGGGCTCGGCTGGAGGCGGACGGCACGGTGACGACCGGGCTCAGCGATCACGCCCAGCGCGCGCTCGGCGATGTGGTGTTCGTGGAGCTGACGGAGGTCGGCAAGGTCTTCGCGGCCGGTGACCCCGCCGGTGTCGTCGAGTCGGTGAAGGCCGCGTCGGACTTCTACGCGCCGGTCGGCGGCGAGGTGATCGCGGTGAACGAGGAGCTGACCGACAGCCCGGAGCTCATCAACGAGGGGCCGTACGAGGCCTGGATCTTCAAGCTCAGGCCGTCGGACACGTCCGAGCTGGACAAGCTCCTCGACGCCGCCGGCTACCGGGCGGCCATCGGCGACTGA